One region of Paucibacter aquatile genomic DNA includes:
- a CDS encoding RsmB/NOP family class I SAM-dependent RNA methyltransferase — MHPNALLEMSSELLRAVLQLDSPADSVVSAFFRKHKALGQRERHALAETAYTVLRQRPLLQHLAQSGSGPTERRLAILGWQGNEAFLRGALNTQEQQWLEQVRQIDKTQLAPRLRHNLPEWLAQPLLARLGEEQFWALAASMNEQAPLDLRVNTLKAKREEAQATLTAAGIHAELTPFSPLGLRIHGKPALNKLELFTSGCIEVQDEGSQLLALMLDAKRSEMVVDFCAGAGGKTLALGASMRNTGRLYAFDTSGHRLASLKPRLARSGLSNIYPTQIAHERDERIKRLSGKIDRVLVDAPCSGLGTLRRNPDLKWRQSLHAVQELQAKQTAILASAARLLKSGGRLVYATCSLLDAENEAIAEAFSAAHPQFKKLDAAEVLSRAHVADAERLVENGYLRLWPHQHQTDGFFAAVWEKQ, encoded by the coding sequence ATGCATCCTAATGCCCTTCTTGAAATGAGCAGCGAGCTTCTGCGCGCTGTGCTCCAACTGGACTCTCCCGCCGACAGCGTGGTGTCCGCCTTCTTCCGCAAACACAAGGCCCTGGGTCAGCGCGAGCGCCATGCCCTGGCCGAGACCGCGTACACGGTGCTGCGCCAGCGCCCGCTGCTGCAGCATCTGGCCCAGTCGGGCAGCGGCCCGACCGAGCGCCGCCTGGCCATCCTCGGCTGGCAGGGCAATGAAGCCTTTTTGCGCGGCGCCCTGAACACTCAAGAACAGCAATGGCTGGAACAGGTCCGTCAGATCGACAAGACCCAGCTCGCGCCGCGCCTGCGCCACAACCTGCCCGAGTGGCTGGCCCAGCCTCTGCTGGCCCGCCTCGGTGAGGAGCAGTTCTGGGCCCTGGCGGCCAGCATGAACGAGCAGGCTCCGCTGGATCTGCGCGTCAACACCTTGAAGGCCAAGCGCGAAGAAGCGCAAGCCACCTTGACCGCCGCCGGCATCCATGCCGAGCTGACGCCGTTCTCGCCCCTGGGCTTGCGCATCCACGGCAAGCCCGCGCTCAACAAGCTGGAGCTGTTCACCAGCGGCTGTATCGAGGTGCAGGACGAAGGCAGCCAGCTGCTGGCCCTGATGCTGGACGCCAAGCGCAGCGAGATGGTGGTGGACTTCTGCGCCGGCGCCGGCGGCAAGACCCTGGCTCTGGGTGCGTCCATGCGCAATACCGGCCGGCTCTATGCCTTCGACACCTCGGGCCATCGCCTGGCCTCGCTGAAGCCGCGCCTGGCGCGCAGCGGCCTGTCCAACATCTACCCGACGCAGATTGCCCATGAGCGCGATGAGCGCATCAAGCGCCTGTCCGGCAAGATCGATCGCGTGCTGGTCGATGCGCCGTGCTCGGGCCTGGGCACATTGCGCCGCAACCCCGATCTGAAATGGCGCCAGTCGCTGCATGCCGTGCAGGAACTGCAGGCCAAGCAGACGGCCATACTGGCCAGTGCCGCGCGCCTGCTGAAATCGGGCGGCCGCCTGGTGTACGCCACCTGCAGCCTGCTCGATGCCGAGAACGAGGCAATTGCCGAAGCCTTCTCGGCCGCGCATCCGCAGTTCAAGAAGCTCGATGCTGCCGAAGTCCTCAGCCGTGCCCATGTGGCCGACGCCGAGCGCCTGGTGGAGAACGGCTATCTGCGCCTGTGGCCGCACCAGCACCAGACGGATGGCTTCTTCGCTGCCGTCTGGGAAAAGCAGTGA
- a CDS encoding DUF1653 domain-containing protein, with translation MSADDLPPLPATPLGRYRHYKGGEYEVIGTARHSETLEPLVVYRPLYHATGLWVRPHAMFFGSLEVNGVLTPRFSAIDRNGNGDSNTAP, from the coding sequence ATGAGTGCCGACGACCTGCCGCCCCTGCCCGCCACGCCCCTGGGCCGCTACCGCCACTACAAGGGCGGCGAGTACGAGGTGATCGGCACGGCCCGGCACAGCGAAACGCTGGAGCCACTGGTGGTCTACCGCCCGCTCTACCACGCCACCGGCCTGTGGGTGCGGCCGCATGCCATGTTCTTTGGCAGCCTGGAGGTGAATGGCGTGCTGACGCCGCGCTTCAGCGCCATAGACCGCAACGGCAACGGCGACAGCAACACAGCGCCCTGA
- a CDS encoding DUF1345 domain-containing protein translates to MMRLPRWLQQLRLRPRLLLALGLGLVAGLACPSNWSLSTRLLCGWNAGVWFYLLAVLQMMLAADHEHVQRKSVAQADGVAAVLLLAAAGALASLAAITLELSQPAGPPGATLALALLTVAGSWLLLPVEFALAYASLYHRSTGRDNAPHGLEFPGLDGPPDYTDFMYFAVTLAATSQTSDVAVSARPMRRLVLLHALLSFLFNTGVLALLINILAGMIR, encoded by the coding sequence ATGATGCGTCTGCCCCGCTGGCTGCAACAGCTGCGCCTGCGCCCTCGCCTGCTGCTGGCTCTGGGGCTGGGTCTGGTGGCCGGCCTCGCTTGCCCGTCGAACTGGAGCCTGAGCACACGCCTGCTCTGCGGCTGGAATGCCGGCGTCTGGTTCTATTTGCTGGCCGTGTTGCAGATGATGCTGGCGGCCGACCATGAACATGTGCAGCGCAAAAGCGTGGCCCAAGCCGATGGCGTGGCCGCCGTGCTGCTGCTGGCCGCGGCCGGCGCCCTGGCCAGCCTGGCCGCCATCACCCTGGAGCTGAGCCAGCCGGCCGGCCCGCCCGGCGCTACCTTGGCGCTGGCCTTGTTGACGGTGGCGGGAAGTTGGCTGCTGCTGCCGGTCGAGTTCGCCCTGGCCTATGCCAGCCTCTATCACCGCAGCACAGGGCGAGACAACGCGCCGCATGGCCTGGAGTTTCCCGGCCTGGACGGGCCGCCGGACTACACCGATTTCATGTACTTCGCGGTCACCCTGGCCGCGACTTCGCAGACCTCGGATGTGGCGGTCAGCGCCCGGCCCATGCGGCGCCTGGTGCTGCTGCACGCGCTGCTGTCTTTCTTGTTCAACACTGGCGTGCTGGCACTCTTGATCAACATCCTGGCCGGCATGATCCGCTGA